The following are encoded in a window of Streptomyces sp. 11x1 genomic DNA:
- a CDS encoding carboxymuconolactone decarboxylase family protein encodes MTADPAPSAAAQEYVDAMARDRGYVLDYHKVMARYDLDVLRAANELVRAAYLAPRSLDRRTKELLFILSLTVMRADRHHIQSHIRVALDLGVTPREILEAIEIALPEAGIVAFQAGLEAWRETVGAVGIEPNSVDGEGGSGSVE; translated from the coding sequence ATGACCGCCGATCCGGCCCCCTCCGCGGCCGCGCAGGAGTACGTCGACGCCATGGCCCGCGACCGCGGGTACGTCCTCGACTACCACAAGGTCATGGCGCGGTACGACCTCGACGTCCTACGGGCGGCGAACGAGCTGGTCCGGGCGGCCTATCTGGCGCCCCGCAGTCTGGACCGCCGCACCAAGGAACTGCTGTTCATCCTCAGTCTGACCGTGATGCGCGCGGACCGGCATCACATCCAGAGCCACATCCGGGTGGCCCTCGACCTCGGGGTCACCCCGCGGGAGATCCTGGAGGCGATCGAGATCGCCCTGCCGGAGGCCGGCATCGTCGCCTTCCAGGCCGGGCTGGAGGCCTGGCGGGAGACGGTCGGCGCCGTCGGCATCGAACCGAACTCCGTCGACGGGGAGGGCGGTTCGGGCTCGGTGGAGTGA
- a CDS encoding bifunctional 3-(3-hydroxy-phenyl)propionate/3-hydroxycinnamic acid hydroxylase, which translates to MTEPVVHRAQVAVVGAGPVGVTVANYLGRYGVRTLLIDRSEDIVDYPRAVGMDDECLRSFQGIGLAEEMLGDMIQNVPLKMFAANGHCLADIRPDTKEFGWPRRNIFMQQLAERTLREGLTRYPSVRSLLGHELVRLEQDGTEARLHVVGPDGQRGLVHADYVVAADGGRSTVREQLGIPLSGDTHPRKWVVIECDNDPLDAPYTGLHGDPKRPYVCLDLPYNYRRWEFMLFPGEDAEAMLRPEKVHELLSSHVPDPTALHIIRARVYTHHSRVADRFVDGRVCLVGDAAHLMPPWAGQGMNTGIRDATNIAWKLAAVVSGRAHPRILATYDTERREHAHAMVKLSDAIGRFLSPTNTTVARARDTLVRGLTVAPPVRSWLVHMRFKPVPRYTEGIMLHGRRAERRNSPVGRMFVQPRVETADGRVVPLDETLGEGFALIGYGTDPLVHLDPDSRTFWDRIGTRYLTVVESRSGRSRTERRTSATDSVTVEDVDGTLRDWFAAHEGGVAVVRPDRYLAALAVPRDLGAVTDAFERLIAPSRAAESKDAWRSVPVPEGEAS; encoded by the coding sequence ATGACCGAACCCGTCGTGCACCGCGCCCAGGTGGCCGTCGTCGGCGCCGGACCCGTCGGTGTGACAGTCGCCAACTACCTGGGCCGCTACGGAGTGCGCACCCTGCTGATCGACCGCAGCGAGGACATCGTCGACTATCCCCGCGCGGTCGGCATGGACGACGAGTGCCTGCGCAGTTTCCAGGGCATCGGGCTCGCCGAGGAGATGCTCGGTGACATGATCCAGAACGTGCCGCTGAAGATGTTCGCCGCGAACGGCCACTGCCTGGCCGACATCCGGCCGGACACCAAGGAGTTCGGCTGGCCCCGGCGGAACATCTTCATGCAGCAACTCGCCGAACGCACCTTGCGCGAGGGTCTCACCCGCTATCCGAGCGTGCGGTCCCTGCTGGGGCACGAGCTGGTGCGTCTGGAGCAGGACGGCACCGAGGCCCGGCTCCACGTCGTCGGGCCCGACGGACAACGGGGGCTGGTGCACGCCGACTACGTGGTCGCCGCCGACGGCGGCCGCAGTACCGTGCGCGAGCAGCTGGGCATCCCGTTGAGCGGGGACACCCACCCGCGCAAGTGGGTGGTCATCGAGTGCGACAACGATCCGCTCGACGCCCCTTACACGGGGCTGCACGGCGACCCGAAACGCCCGTACGTCTGTCTGGACCTGCCGTACAACTACCGCCGCTGGGAGTTCATGCTGTTCCCCGGCGAGGACGCCGAGGCGATGCTGCGGCCAGAGAAGGTGCACGAGCTGCTGTCCAGTCATGTGCCCGATCCCACGGCGCTCCACATCATCCGGGCCCGCGTGTACACACACCACTCGCGGGTGGCCGACCGGTTCGTGGACGGCCGGGTCTGTCTCGTGGGCGACGCCGCCCACCTGATGCCGCCGTGGGCCGGGCAGGGCATGAACACGGGAATCCGGGACGCGACCAACATCGCGTGGAAGCTGGCCGCCGTCGTCAGCGGTCGCGCCCATCCGCGGATCCTCGCCACCTACGACACCGAGCGGCGTGAGCACGCCCACGCGATGGTGAAGCTGTCGGACGCCATCGGCCGGTTCCTCTCGCCGACGAACACCACGGTGGCCCGGGCGCGCGACACGCTGGTGCGGGGCCTCACCGTCGCACCGCCGGTGCGCAGCTGGCTGGTGCACATGAGGTTCAAGCCCGTCCCCCGGTACACCGAGGGCATCATGCTGCACGGCCGACGGGCAGAGAGGCGGAACTCCCCGGTGGGCCGGATGTTCGTCCAGCCGAGGGTGGAGACCGCCGACGGGCGGGTCGTCCCGCTGGACGAGACCCTCGGCGAGGGGTTCGCCCTCATCGGCTACGGCACCGATCCGCTCGTCCATCTGGATCCCGACAGCCGTACCTTCTGGGACCGGATCGGCACGCGGTACCTCACGGTGGTCGAGTCCCGCTCGGGCCGGTCCCGTACCGAGCGGCGCACGTCGGCGACGGACTCGGTGACGGTGGAGGACGTCGACGGCACCCTGCGGGACTGGTTCGCCGCGCACGAGGGCGGTGTCGCCGTTGTCCGGCCGGACCGGTATCTCGCGGCCCTGGCCGTGCCCCGCGACCTCGGGGCGGTGACCGACGCGTTCGAGCGGCTGATCGCGCCGTCGCGGGCCGCGGAGTCCAAGGACGCCTGGCGTTCGGTGCCCGTCCCGGAGGGAGAGGCCTCGTGA
- a CDS encoding helix-turn-helix domain-containing protein, whose product MRTVVTTEQVSPDERFDFWVEEMARLMVAPLDTTRTATDVFHGTAATGRVGALRLSSLSAGPLRVRRTESSAARHEEDFYKLALQVSGSAVLEQDGARSRLTPGDLALCDTSRAYGFTYESPFSTVLVLVPRPLIPLRPETLRAVTARRMAPDQGVGAVVAPFLRSLTEQSAHCAGPEVSRLADGAVSLVTALLCERLNRAAPVAPHLATMLRIRDYIERHLADPDLTPDVIAGAHGISRRYLFKLFAQEETTVAGWIRTRRLEQCARDLSDPATRDQPVAAIAARWGLLDGRHFARVFKAVYGETPRDYRRRAGRGQAPVQPARLGG is encoded by the coding sequence ATGCGAACCGTCGTGACGACCGAGCAGGTCTCCCCGGACGAGCGGTTCGACTTCTGGGTCGAGGAGATGGCCCGTCTGATGGTCGCGCCGCTGGACACCACGCGGACGGCCACCGATGTCTTCCACGGCACGGCCGCCACCGGCCGGGTCGGCGCGCTGCGGCTGAGTTCGCTGAGCGCGGGACCGTTGCGGGTACGGCGTACGGAGTCGTCGGCCGCGCGCCACGAGGAGGACTTCTACAAGCTGGCCCTCCAGGTCTCGGGCTCCGCGGTGCTCGAGCAGGACGGCGCGCGGAGCCGGCTCACACCGGGTGACCTGGCGCTGTGCGACACCTCGCGCGCGTACGGCTTCACCTACGAGAGCCCCTTCAGCACGGTGCTGGTGCTGGTGCCGCGCCCGCTGATCCCGCTGCGACCGGAGACCCTGCGTGCGGTGACGGCCCGGCGGATGGCTCCGGACCAGGGGGTGGGCGCGGTCGTGGCGCCGTTCCTGCGGTCGCTGACCGAGCAGAGCGCGCACTGTGCGGGGCCCGAGGTGTCGCGGCTGGCGGACGGAGCGGTGTCCCTGGTCACGGCGCTGCTGTGCGAGCGGCTCAACCGGGCGGCGCCGGTGGCACCCCATCTGGCGACCATGCTGCGCATCCGCGACTACATCGAGCGCCATCTCGCCGACCCTGACCTCACACCGGACGTGATCGCCGGGGCGCACGGCATCTCGCGGCGCTATCTCTTCAAGCTGTTCGCGCAGGAGGAGACGACGGTCGCCGGCTGGATCCGCACCCGGCGGCTGGAGCAGTGCGCCCGTGACCTCTCCGACCCGGCGACCCGGGACCAGCCGGTGGCCGCTATCGCCGCCCGCTGGGGGCTCCTCGACGGCCGTCACTTCGCCCGCGTCTTCAAGGCGGTCTACGGCGAGACCCCGCGGGACTACCGGCGGCGGGCCGGACGGGGTCAGGCGCCGGTGCAGCCCGCGCGCCTGGGCGGCTGA
- a CDS encoding amino acid synthesis family protein: MPQPNFAGYHIRKWFTQTEDTLANETGVLADGDPVRKIVIAAAVHNPYAGRFSQDLGHIVADSPKLGEEFGRRALEAAGGLAIQSYGKACLVGTAGEYEHGNAFLTAVFADPVREAVGGGRAWVPSTGKRGGPGTVLDVPLAHKDALYVRSHYDTITVSFSDAPNPDEVVVVFAFATRGRLHARLGGIAADEVQGQDGLR, translated from the coding sequence ATGCCCCAGCCCAACTTCGCCGGGTACCACATACGCAAGTGGTTCACCCAGACCGAGGACACCCTCGCCAACGAGACCGGTGTCCTCGCGGACGGCGACCCCGTCCGTAAGATCGTGATCGCGGCGGCGGTCCACAACCCCTACGCCGGGCGGTTCAGCCAGGACCTCGGCCACATCGTGGCCGATTCGCCGAAGTTGGGTGAGGAGTTCGGCCGGCGCGCCCTGGAAGCGGCCGGTGGCCTCGCGATCCAGAGCTACGGAAAGGCGTGCCTGGTGGGCACGGCCGGCGAGTACGAGCATGGCAACGCCTTCCTCACCGCGGTCTTCGCGGACCCGGTACGCGAGGCGGTCGGCGGCGGTAGGGCCTGGGTGCCGTCGACAGGCAAGCGGGGCGGGCCCGGCACGGTCCTCGACGTTCCGCTGGCCCACAAGGACGCTCTGTACGTCCGCTCCCACTACGACACCATCACGGTGAGCTTCTCCGACGCCCCGAACCCGGACGAGGTCGTCGTCGTGTTCGCGTTCGCCACCCGCGGTCGGCTGCACGCCCGGCTGGGCGGTATCGCCGCCGACGAGGTCCAGGGCCAGGACGGGCTGCGCTGA
- a CDS encoding NIPSNAP family protein, producing the protein MIVEQRDYLLKPGAAAHYVRLWEEYGREPQVRILGNLLGCWTTEVGDLNTLVYLWGFESLEDRAKRRAALAEDDEFASFRGRVRELLVRQTNRILVPATEHVHVCPSGGGRG; encoded by the coding sequence GTGATCGTCGAGCAGCGGGACTACCTGCTCAAGCCGGGCGCGGCGGCGCACTACGTGCGGCTGTGGGAGGAGTACGGCCGAGAGCCCCAGGTGCGGATCCTCGGCAACCTCCTCGGCTGCTGGACCACCGAGGTCGGCGACCTCAACACGCTGGTCTACCTCTGGGGCTTCGAGAGCCTGGAGGACCGCGCCAAGAGACGCGCCGCGCTGGCGGAGGACGACGAGTTCGCGTCGTTCCGCGGCCGGGTGCGGGAGCTGCTCGTCCGGCAGACCAACCGGATCCTCGTCCCCGCCACCGAGCACGTCCATGTGTGCCCGTCCGGGGGAGGCCGGGGATGA
- a CDS encoding VOC family protein translates to MEPDERVLAPHEEPTPIPADPRDVVRPRVRRTHLSLFVRDPEASAAWYEDVLGMEVTARGPQWVFLSFGRKHHDIALIRAEEGAISGGLGLQHYGLEVEGDRDEWRRLYGMLLAKDVPVVKTTDHKIGFGLYFTDPDGNRFEFFHETVTDDEEGKRVLGRYGAPSEPVEIEPLRG, encoded by the coding sequence ATGGAGCCCGACGAGCGTGTACTGGCCCCGCACGAGGAGCCCACGCCGATCCCCGCCGACCCGCGTGACGTCGTGCGGCCGCGGGTGCGGCGGACCCATCTGTCGCTGTTCGTCCGCGACCCGGAGGCCTCGGCCGCGTGGTACGAGGACGTCCTGGGCATGGAGGTCACCGCGCGCGGCCCGCAGTGGGTGTTCCTGTCCTTCGGCAGGAAGCACCACGACATCGCCCTGATCCGCGCCGAGGAGGGAGCGATCTCCGGAGGCCTCGGTCTCCAGCACTACGGGCTGGAGGTGGAGGGCGACCGCGACGAGTGGCGGCGGCTGTACGGGATGCTCCTGGCCAAGGACGTGCCCGTGGTGAAGACCACCGATCACAAGATCGGCTTCGGGCTCTACTTCACCGACCCGGACGGCAACCGCTTCGAGTTCTTCCACGAGACGGTCACCGACGACGAGGAGGGCAAGCGCGTCCTCGGCCGGTACGGAGCCCCCAGCGAACCCGTGGAGATCGAACCGCTCCGCGGGTGA
- a CDS encoding TetR/AcrR family transcriptional regulator, with product MPKIVDHDARRREIVTAVWALIAREGLDAVTMRDLAAEAGYANGALAPYFRGKDDILLAAFQYAVESTDVRAARAIGDTTGLVALRRLCHEIMPLDETRLLEARVVVAFWGRALHDPRMATVHVTAVHRWRQRMTDCLAEARAAGEIRGAAPDERSADALLAVLAGFQVNALLVPHTATPDHQRAALDSLLASF from the coding sequence ATGCCGAAGATCGTCGACCATGACGCGCGCCGTCGTGAGATCGTCACGGCGGTGTGGGCGTTGATCGCCCGCGAGGGGCTCGACGCGGTCACGATGCGCGATCTCGCCGCCGAGGCGGGGTACGCCAACGGGGCCCTCGCCCCGTACTTCCGCGGCAAGGACGACATCCTGCTGGCGGCCTTCCAGTACGCGGTCGAGAGCACCGACGTGCGTGCCGCGCGGGCCATCGGCGACACCACCGGGCTCGTGGCGCTGCGCCGGCTGTGCCACGAGATCATGCCGCTGGACGAGACACGGCTTCTGGAGGCCCGGGTCGTCGTCGCGTTCTGGGGCCGTGCCCTGCACGACCCGCGGATGGCGACCGTCCACGTCACCGCCGTGCACCGGTGGCGGCAGCGGATGACCGACTGTCTGGCCGAGGCCAGGGCGGCCGGCGAGATCCGGGGCGCCGCGCCGGACGAGCGGAGCGCCGACGCGCTGCTCGCGGTGCTGGCCGGTTTCCAGGTCAACGCGCTGCTCGTACCGCACACCGCGACGCCGGACCACCAACGGGCCGCCCTCGACAGCCTGCTGGCGTCCTTCTAG
- a CDS encoding alpha/beta hydrolase, whose protein sequence is MAVDTTSGGRDRFLTLNGLRAHYVEWGEADRPAIVMLHGLRSYARTFEPLAGRLQDRYRVLALDTRGRGDSDWDPNGAYHTESYVADLEKFTDLLGLDGFVLLGHSMGGATTYVYAARHPERVRAAVVEDIGPGSSLSGAGAERIRREVAETPRDFPDQEAARRYWRSIRPHISEEALESRLRHTLTPDEQGRWRWKFDLAGIAAARLDPDPARQVDLWPYVEALRCPTLVVRGGESDFLPAATAVAMTLRNPRIRLVDVPGAGHYVHDDAPEPFHHHFTRFLRSAEAVR, encoded by the coding sequence ATGGCCGTCGACACCACCTCCGGCGGGCGGGACCGGTTCCTCACGCTCAACGGGCTGCGCGCCCACTACGTGGAGTGGGGCGAGGCGGACCGGCCCGCGATCGTCATGCTGCACGGACTGCGCAGCTACGCCCGGACGTTCGAGCCGCTGGCCGGGCGGTTGCAGGACCGGTACCGCGTCCTGGCCCTCGACACGCGCGGGCGGGGCGACAGCGACTGGGACCCGAACGGCGCGTACCACACGGAGTCCTACGTCGCCGATCTGGAGAAGTTCACCGACCTTCTCGGCCTGGACGGATTCGTGCTGCTCGGCCACTCCATGGGCGGCGCCACCACGTACGTCTACGCGGCACGCCACCCCGAACGGGTGCGTGCGGCGGTCGTCGAGGACATCGGACCCGGCTCCTCGCTGTCCGGTGCGGGCGCCGAGCGCATAAGAAGGGAAGTGGCCGAGACCCCGCGTGACTTCCCCGACCAGGAGGCGGCCCGCCGGTACTGGCGGAGCATCCGGCCGCACATCTCCGAAGAGGCCCTCGAATCCAGGCTGCGGCACACCCTCACACCGGACGAACAGGGGCGCTGGCGCTGGAAGTTCGACCTGGCGGGCATCGCGGCGGCCCGCCTCGACCCGGATCCGGCCCGCCAGGTCGACCTGTGGCCGTATGTCGAGGCGCTGCGCTGCCCGACCCTGGTCGTCCGCGGCGGGGAGTCCGACTTCCTGCCCGCCGCCACGGCGGTGGCGATGACGCTGCGCAACCCGCGGATCCGGCTGGTGGACGTCCCGGGCGCGGGCCATTACGTGCACGACGACGCCCCGGAGCCCTTCCACCACCATTTCACCCGATTCCTCAGGAGCGCGGAGGCCGTGCGATGA
- a CDS encoding primary-amine oxidase: MTSPAPHPLAPLTPSEITAARAILAEAGLLTDTSRFAYLGLEEPEKDLLMAHAPGDPVDRRVRVMLHDTAGAPAHDIVLSLTRRTIHSDHPLDAVKDGQLPILEEEFDLIEEIVAADGGWRAALARRGLDGALVRVAPLSAGVYTDEYPEEAGRRVLRGLAFVQKNPEDYAWGNPVDGLVVYVDVLNKAVDRIIDLDPVPLPDVSVDFGDPAVTGRRTSQKPIEITQPEGPSFTLDGNLLEWENWSLRIGFDAREGLVLHQIAFHDGDKGRDRPVIHRASIAEMVVPYADPSPVRSWQNYFDTGEFLIGRMANALELGCDCLGDITYLDAVIADDTGAPRTLRNAICLHEEDHGILWKHTDLWTGRAETRRQRRMVLSFFTTIGNYDYGFYWYLYLDGAIEFEAKATGIVFPSAYPGPGYPYASEIAPGLGAPYHQHLFCARLDMAVDGPANRVEEIDAVRVPMGPDNPRGNAFAFRRTPLRTESEAQRDADPAVGRVWHISNPESLNSLGTPVGYTLHPEGRPTLLADPGSSIAARAAFATRHLWVTAYDPGERYPAGDFVNQHPGGAGLPAYTAADRSLDGRSLVVWHTFGLTHAPRPEDWPIMPVDRTGFKLTPTGFFDRNPTLDVPPAAAVSHGCCDA; this comes from the coding sequence ATGACCTCCCCTGCCCCTCACCCTCTCGCACCGCTCACCCCGAGTGAGATCACCGCGGCCCGCGCGATCCTCGCCGAAGCCGGTCTGCTGACCGACACCAGCCGCTTCGCGTACCTCGGCCTGGAAGAGCCGGAGAAGGACCTCCTGATGGCGCACGCCCCGGGCGATCCCGTCGATCGTCGTGTGCGGGTCATGCTGCACGACACGGCGGGGGCGCCCGCGCATGACATCGTGCTCTCGCTGACCCGCCGCACGATCCACTCCGACCACCCGCTCGATGCCGTCAAGGACGGGCAACTCCCCATCCTGGAGGAGGAGTTCGATCTGATCGAGGAGATCGTGGCCGCCGACGGGGGATGGCGGGCCGCGCTCGCCAGGCGCGGCCTCGACGGGGCACTGGTGCGGGTCGCCCCGCTCTCCGCGGGGGTGTACACGGACGAGTACCCCGAGGAGGCCGGACGCCGTGTCCTGCGGGGCCTCGCCTTCGTCCAGAAGAACCCGGAGGACTATGCCTGGGGGAATCCGGTCGACGGCCTCGTCGTCTACGTCGACGTGCTGAACAAGGCCGTCGACCGGATCATCGACCTCGACCCGGTGCCGCTGCCCGATGTGTCCGTCGACTTCGGCGACCCGGCGGTCACCGGCCGCCGCACCAGCCAGAAGCCCATCGAGATCACCCAGCCCGAGGGGCCGAGCTTCACCCTCGACGGCAACCTCCTGGAGTGGGAGAACTGGTCCCTGCGGATCGGCTTCGACGCCCGCGAGGGCCTGGTCCTCCACCAGATCGCTTTCCACGACGGCGACAAGGGGCGCGACCGTCCCGTCATCCACCGCGCCTCGATCGCCGAGATGGTCGTCCCCTACGCCGACCCGTCGCCGGTGCGCTCCTGGCAGAACTACTTCGACACCGGTGAGTTCCTGATCGGCCGCATGGCGAACGCCCTCGAACTGGGCTGTGACTGCCTGGGCGACATCACCTACCTGGACGCCGTCATCGCCGACGACACGGGCGCGCCGCGCACCCTGCGCAACGCGATCTGTCTGCACGAGGAGGACCACGGCATCCTCTGGAAGCACACCGACCTGTGGACCGGCCGCGCGGAGACCCGCCGTCAGCGCCGGATGGTGCTCTCCTTCTTCACCACCATCGGCAACTACGACTACGGCTTCTACTGGTACCTCTACCTCGACGGCGCCATCGAGTTCGAGGCGAAGGCCACCGGCATCGTCTTCCCCTCCGCCTACCCGGGCCCCGGCTACCCGTACGCCTCCGAGATCGCCCCGGGGCTCGGCGCCCCGTACCACCAGCACCTGTTCTGCGCCCGCCTGGACATGGCCGTCGACGGCCCGGCGAACCGGGTGGAGGAGATCGACGCCGTCCGGGTACCGATGGGACCGGACAACCCGCGGGGCAACGCGTTCGCCTTCCGGCGCACACCGCTGCGCACCGAGTCGGAGGCCCAGCGGGACGCCGACCCCGCCGTCGGCCGGGTGTGGCACATCTCGAACCCCGAGTCTCTCAACTCCCTGGGCACGCCCGTCGGGTACACCCTCCACCCGGAGGGCAGGCCGACACTGCTCGCCGACCCGGGCTCGTCCATCGCCGCCCGCGCCGCCTTCGCCACCCGGCATCTGTGGGTCACCGCCTACGATCCCGGCGAGCGCTACCCCGCTGGCGACTTCGTCAACCAGCATCCCGGCGGCGCGGGCCTGCCCGCCTACACGGCCGCGGACCGTTCCCTCGACGGCCGGTCGCTCGTCGTGTGGCACACCTTCGGCCTCACGCACGCCCCCCGCCCGGAGGACTGGCCGATCATGCCCGTCGACCGCACGGGCTTCAAGCTCACCCCGACGGGCTTCTTCGACCGCAACCCGACACTGGACGTCCCACCGGCCGCGGCCGTCTCCCACGGCTGCTGCGATGCATGA
- a CDS encoding APC family permease encodes MSQQSRDPGHRTHLRRGAVGVAGILFFVLSAQAPLTGIVGTLPVPLGLGNGGGAPAAYLVVGAVIAVFAVGFITMSRHVTDAGAFYTYVTRGLGGTVGVGASQTALLCYGATQAGMYGLYGVVVKGLAVQYLSVDLPWWLWAVATMALVQTLGSLNIELGAKLLAFLVVAESSLLVAFAIHEFVTGGGPQGLNLTGSLAPSAFLAGAPGVALTFAIASMIGFESAAIYAEEARNPARTVPRATYLSVVVISVFFSFVSWMVVSHHGADRVQDVARAALRDGDATSVVLAPVTDTLGPWATDTMAVLLASSLLAGILAFHNAINRYLHSLGSTGVLPARLSHTNRHGAPHIAGLTQTVLALSMVVPFAVAGADPVVTLLTWGGGVAVLSLLVLYILTSLSIVAFFRRTRLDTRPWHTLIAPSVSVLLLLGVMVMAIANFPTLISASGATALLLELGVLLVFVGGLVLGAVRGGRLGGGRRTAGRETEPALPEVPSSL; translated from the coding sequence TTGTCCCAGCAGTCACGCGATCCGGGACACCGCACGCACCTACGCCGTGGTGCGGTCGGTGTGGCCGGCATCCTCTTCTTCGTCCTGTCCGCGCAGGCCCCCCTCACCGGCATCGTGGGCACCCTGCCGGTGCCGCTCGGCCTCGGCAACGGCGGTGGAGCGCCCGCCGCGTACCTCGTCGTCGGCGCCGTCATCGCCGTCTTCGCCGTCGGGTTCATCACCATGAGTCGGCACGTCACGGACGCGGGAGCCTTCTACACCTATGTGACACGCGGGCTCGGCGGAACCGTCGGAGTCGGCGCCTCCCAGACCGCCCTGCTCTGCTACGGCGCCACCCAGGCGGGCATGTACGGCCTGTACGGCGTCGTCGTCAAGGGCCTGGCCGTGCAGTACCTCTCCGTCGACCTGCCCTGGTGGCTCTGGGCGGTGGCGACGATGGCCCTCGTGCAGACCCTGGGCTCGCTCAACATCGAACTCGGCGCCAAGCTGCTGGCGTTCCTCGTCGTCGCCGAGAGCTCGCTGCTCGTGGCGTTCGCGATCCACGAGTTCGTCACCGGCGGAGGCCCCCAGGGGCTGAACCTCACCGGTAGCTTAGCGCCGTCCGCGTTCCTCGCCGGCGCGCCCGGTGTGGCCCTGACCTTCGCCATCGCCTCGATGATCGGATTCGAGTCCGCGGCCATCTACGCGGAGGAGGCCAGGAACCCCGCGCGCACCGTGCCGAGGGCCACCTACCTCTCCGTCGTCGTCATCTCGGTGTTCTTCAGCTTCGTCTCCTGGATGGTCGTCAGCCACCACGGCGCGGACAGGGTGCAGGACGTGGCACGCGCAGCCCTGCGCGACGGCGACGCCACCTCGGTGGTCCTGGCGCCCGTGACCGACACCCTCGGCCCGTGGGCCACCGACACCATGGCCGTCCTGCTCGCCTCGTCACTCCTCGCGGGCATCCTCGCGTTCCACAACGCGATCAACCGCTACCTCCACTCGCTCGGCTCCACCGGCGTCCTGCCCGCCCGGCTGTCGCACACCAACCGGCACGGGGCGCCCCACATCGCCGGGCTGACGCAGACCGTCCTCGCCCTCTCCATGGTCGTGCCGTTCGCCGTGGCCGGCGCCGACCCGGTGGTCACCCTGCTGACCTGGGGCGGGGGAGTGGCGGTGCTGTCGCTGCTGGTGCTGTACATCCTCACCTCGCTCTCCATCGTGGCCTTCTTCCGGCGGACCCGCCTGGACACCCGTCCCTGGCACACGCTGATCGCGCCGAGCGTCTCCGTCCTGCTGCTGCTCGGCGTCATGGTCATGGCCATCGCCAACTTCCCCACCCTGATCAGCGCCTCCGGCGCCACCGCCCTGCTCCTGGAGCTGGGCGTCCTGCTGGTGTTCGTCGGCGGGCTCGTCCTGGGCGCCGTGCGGGGCGGCCGTCTCGGCGGCGGGCGCCGGACGGCCGGCAGGGAGACGGAGCCGGCGCTGCCCGAGGTGCCCTCGTCCCTGTGA
- a CDS encoding glycosyl hydrolase, giving the protein MEGTILVATAGQGILRSSDDGATWSRLGLGQALEFDAVVRCLAVHPEQPEVVFAGADAGLVRSGDAGVTWHRVDSPMNDRTIWSLAIDPTHPDTMLVGTGAPSRAAMFRTTDSGASWEQLPPEIPEFCAGVNRPRILTCVVDRHEPKNMWFGVEEGGLWRSGDRGDTWERIDGTPASLPQGVTNSDVHCVVVLEGPPKTIVVAVVNALFVSHDDGATWTRTDSRKTFGIYYTRLVKQLPGTDDLLLGIGDGTPGTTTRILRSEDLGRTWQDTVMETPANSTVWAFGTHPADPELVFAGTKYGHLLRSTDAGRRWRKEWREFSEITDVTWTPAVAPTTEGH; this is encoded by the coding sequence TCCCGGCTCGGACTCGGGCAGGCCCTGGAGTTCGACGCCGTCGTCCGCTGCCTGGCCGTCCACCCCGAACAGCCCGAGGTCGTCTTCGCCGGCGCCGACGCGGGACTCGTGCGCAGCGGTGACGCCGGGGTCACCTGGCACCGTGTCGACTCACCGATGAACGACCGGACCATCTGGTCTCTGGCGATCGACCCCACCCACCCGGACACGATGCTCGTCGGGACCGGCGCCCCCTCACGGGCCGCCATGTTCCGCACCACGGACAGCGGGGCGAGCTGGGAGCAACTGCCGCCCGAGATTCCGGAATTCTGTGCGGGCGTCAACCGTCCCCGCATCCTGACCTGCGTCGTCGACCGCCATGAGCCGAAGAACATGTGGTTCGGCGTCGAGGAGGGCGGCCTGTGGCGCAGCGGCGACCGCGGCGACACCTGGGAGCGGATCGACGGCACCCCGGCCTCCCTGCCCCAGGGGGTGACCAACTCGGACGTGCACTGTGTCGTCGTCCTCGAAGGCCCGCCGAAGACGATCGTCGTCGCGGTCGTCAACGCGCTGTTCGTGAGCCATGACGACGGGGCCACCTGGACCCGCACCGACTCCCGCAAGACGTTCGGCATCTACTACACCCGGCTGGTCAAGCAGCTCCCCGGCACCGACGACCTGCTGCTCGGCATCGGTGACGGCACCCCCGGCACCACCACCCGGATCCTGCGCTCCGAGGATCTGGGGCGCACCTGGCAGGACACGGTGATGGAAACGCCCGCCAACTCGACCGTCTGGGCCTTCGGCACCCACCCCGCCGACCCGGAACTGGTCTTCGCGGGCACGAAGTACGGCCATCTCCTGCGCTCCACGGACGCCGGGCGCCGCTGGCGCAAGGAGTGGCGCGAGTTCAGCGAGATCACCGATGTGACCTGGACCCCCGCCGTAGCGCCCACCACGGAAGGACACTGA